DNA sequence from the Macrobrachium rosenbergii isolate ZJJX-2024 chromosome 55, ASM4041242v1, whole genome shotgun sequence genome:
AGCATAGGCTGATGAGAAGGGCTCTCCTCTGATCCACTTCCTTCACACCTGGAAATAAACAGTAGTGATAAAAGTGACTTGCAATATTCTGCATAAAACATATCACTATATAACATACAATGCTTAGGCATGTAAATTTCTGAGTAaagataattcaaataaaaacaatcagACTCTTCTCTCATGCTTCTATTACTTTCACAGGCCAGCCCTGTGAAAGCTAAATatattagctcagtggtctggttaaactactctacttaataataataattaaaagctcTTCTAGAGACAGTACTAGGTTACCAGCCACATCCCTTTGGCACCAGCtactttagttttccttttacttaaaTCTTGTTTCCCAATGGTTTATTCAACTTAAAAGTCTAAGTTCTGCAACTTTACCTAGTTCCATTTTCAGTTCTCAATTAAGAGCAAATCCTTTAGGCCAGCTTATGATCTAGCCAATATTGCTAACTCAATTGTCTTGTCAAAttaatttagatattattattataataataacaacagtaatactgtaatgactatTGTACAGTACTATTACAGTACTACCGTACCAATGATCAGTTCTTTCCCAGTGCATGGGCTCAAGTATTTAAATGTTCTCAATTCCACCTCTGTAATTTCTATTAAGCTCCATTATATATGATTAGTGACTACTGTATTAGATACCAACATAGACCAACTGAGTAAAAAAAACCAGGTAGAGTCTAGGCCATGGCCTGGAAGTTATTCTGTTTACTGACATACACATTCTTTCTTCTagcattttgttactttttactttctctttgcaTTTCTAAACATGCAGTTGACAgcttttgcttttagtttttaattttattagttatacattttagTGACGTAACTCTTCTTTTCTGCTGCACcttcatttatgtaaaatttttgtcCAGTACAGtataacataaacaataaatgtgCCAAAACAAGCTAGAACTACATTAAAATATGGTTAACAAGGTTTAAAATGATCAGGcaagaaataagaaacatttcTCACAGATATAAGGTGGAAGGTTAGAGGATATATTTTACAGTTAACCAACTTTCTCAACCTGTCATTACGAAAACAATTAAGGGCCTGTATTCTCAGTAAACAgtacattttacataaaatataggaGTTAATAAACTTCCTCTGTGAATATCagtacaataatgaaaaatatgagctACCGTACTTAGTAAATCTTTACTTACTCTTGATGGGGTAGCTGATAATTGGAAACCTGCAGGAAAGACAAAAGTGCAGGAGGTGATGGCTGGAGAAGCAGTGCCGAGTGAAGCCACAACTCCAGACCTGCTCGGCGAGTTTCCAAGACTTTGGAAGTTGTATTCCTCAGGCGCTTTGGAGGAAATTCAGCCGTTGGATATAACTTTCGTAGCTGAAAAACAGTAACAAGAAACATTACAATCCAAGTATGGCATCCATACATTATTGAGTATGTATGATGAACTATCTAGATAGTGCAAAATCATATGTCTAAATGGCTTACCAATTGCTATTCTTACTTCAGTGAGATACACCATGATATAACATTAGATTGTTCCTGAAGAAAATGAACCATAAACAGTAACTGATGAAGACATCTGATGAGTGTTACTAAAGATGGCTAAACATCAGTTCTTTTAATACATTATTTGATTACAGCACACAAAACCATAACTGGTGATTGTACTTAAACTctgtctataaaagaaaaaccaataaaacatCTGGAGATCCTTCACAAGTGTGATGAACATTCAGTGCTTActtgtttaaaagttatttcAGGAATATGCTCAGAAACACAGTTACATTATTAATCATTTCTGATGAATGTCAATAACCATGAAAAAATGGTTAGAAAACTAGATTCAATATTCTATCTTGGTTACTAGTGCCTTACTTTGATGTGAATAACTCAAACtaaattatttcaacattttcatttaatcaacATGGAGTGCAAAACTTAACtcttaaaatttgttcattaGATGAGGCTAGCCGTAcaggtattttgatattttctctcatttagtttgcattttgaaaataatgttttcatgttttcccttattcaatttttattgtgaaaatgggAAGCCTAAGTGCAGCACATGGCCacatataattttaatgatatacaGGCTATACAACACCCAAATGGTGTTTTTATTCCAGCCATTATGCATTAACTGTTTGAGAGGTTTAAATTTCCTCTGCCCTCTTGTGAGCAAGTGACTCTCCATCAACCAAAGAGCATGAAATAAGGACCCTTGGTAAAAGGATCTTTAACCACTTGGCAATGTACCAATTATCCAAAGGTATTTTAATGGTCTGTGAGccataatcattattttccaaGGTTCTGTTATATATTACTAGGAGTTGCAATACTTACCATATTTCAAACTAGGTTATGTAAAATCATATGATGTATAAAACAACTTCAGATACCCTGTAAACATTACAGATATGATACTGACACaaagtaaaaacgaaaagaaagagtGGGAACAATACTTGCCTCTTTATATAAACTATGGAAAGCAGAATAACGTTTCTCAATACGGTGAACCTTGCCTAAGTAACAGACTTCAATTGTATACACATAATGACTTCGTCCACTTTCACCTTCCACAAGTCGATAACGTGGAATATAAGCCCTTATCATTCTGCATTGAGCTTATCCTACAAAAAAAGGAGGTAAAACCatgttcaaaaacttcaaaaaacattaaatgaatcaTATGAGTACATTCTATCTAATTTAATTAGCATATATCTAACTCGGTAAACAGCCAGAACACATGATAATAAAATAACCctctaaagaaaacaaacagcaGTTCAGCTTTTAAAATAAACTGTTGGTCTTTAAAACGGCcttgaaaaaaatcaacaaatactgTGTATGGCACATGGTACCTAGGCTAACCCTTCTAGcggtacagtaaataaaaaacaaggcaTATCTAATGGGCTCAAACccaaataatgtacagtattgtacaaTTGTCTTCGAAGCAGGATGGATATAGAGAGGTGATACCCTTAATCAAGCCACAGCATTCTACATTTCTTTAGACCTAAGCATTCTACCAAAATtaggtaaatgtaaaggagacatGCCGCATATAGATATTGTCTATAAATGTAATTTCTTAACTGGAGAATATacaaaagggtgtatataatgaaGTACAAGGTAATCtgagaaatttactgaaataagGGGGGAAATTAATGgtcactgtttatatttttatttcatcagcgaggagctggtactaaacatggctacCTGCGGAGTTTTTGCCACATGTAGTACCTGCCCCCTgggaatgaaagcaaaaatatagaCGACAAATGGTAAATTTCTCAATGATCACACtttactgcattatatatattcttctatgttttttagtaaaaaattccattaataaacaatatctttgtggagccgtctcctttacatttaaTCGGTATGATTCGATGGAGGAGAAACTCTAGAGCCTTTAGGACTAGGCTACTGTAATCACTCTGGCAGTACAGACCACTGATCTAAGCTACACTGGCCCAGGCTCCATTATAGTAGGATGTAGGCTACTTGGCTGGGGTGTGGCTGGCAAGCATACATTTAGGCTACGACAGTATGTCAATCACTGCCTCTGTTTCGAGTTGCCATCATGTACTGAACTTCATCAACTACAGATGTGGGTAAAACTGAGGGCAATAATGAggcctgattcctgccagtcgCTGACCAGAATATTtgctgccttttgtttatgtttaagtttaaatattttgtttatgtttaaatttaaaccttttgtttatgtttaagaTATTTAAcatctcttgtttatgttttcacattcactcccaaggggctggtactaaataaGGCGCCCAATTTGCACATAATCTGGTAGCTACCAAACTAGAGGGGCACAGAGTAGTCTACAGTTTTGCTGGTATGGATACAGACAGCATTCTAGGTTTCTTTATGCCTGAGCATTATACCAGAATGGTTC
Encoded proteins:
- the LOC136835841 gene encoding sorting nexin-24-like — its product is MIRAYIPRYRLVEGESGRSHYVYTIEVCYLGKVHRIEKRYSAFHSLYKELRKLYPTAEFPPKRLRNTTSKVLETRRAGLELWLHSALLLQPSPPALLSFLQVSNYQLPHQECEGSGSEESPSHQPMLIFPQDPYLTAHTSSTNLPNMLSKGVITALYDPSFQMPA